The following are from one region of the Paenibacillus sp. JZ16 genome:
- a CDS encoding response regulator transcription factor gives MPAILIIEDDTAIHSLIKEALELHGFQTQSAYSGTEGKLLFEHHQVDLVLLDLMLPGMDGDELLEHIRQNSNTPVIVISAKNDQHSKLELLTHGADDYITKPFDVKELLARIHIQLRHAAKASAGPMDEIRYKNISVNLDTREVTINEQAVHLTGREYAILLLFLEHPQKVFSRANIYESVWNEPFWGSDKTINMHISNLRNKLNLDDTNYIKTVWGIGFKFDSEEGT, from the coding sequence ATGCCAGCGATATTAATCATTGAAGACGATACAGCCATTCATTCACTCATCAAGGAAGCCTTGGAGCTGCATGGTTTTCAAACGCAGAGCGCCTATTCCGGAACAGAAGGGAAGCTGCTGTTTGAGCACCATCAGGTTGATCTGGTTCTCCTGGATTTGATGCTGCCGGGGATGGATGGAGATGAACTTCTGGAGCACATTCGGCAAAATTCAAACACGCCCGTAATTGTGATCTCCGCAAAAAATGATCAGCATTCGAAATTGGAGCTTTTGACACACGGGGCCGATGATTACATCACGAAGCCTTTTGATGTGAAGGAACTGCTTGCACGAATTCACATCCAATTGCGCCATGCAGCCAAAGCTTCAGCCGGCCCTATGGATGAAATCCGTTACAAGAATATCAGCGTAAACCTAGACACGCGTGAAGTGACAATCAATGAACAGGCGGTTCATCTTACTGGACGGGAGTACGCCATACTTCTGTTATTCTTAGAGCACCCGCAAAAAGTATTCAGCCGCGCCAATATCTACGAAAGTGTGTGGAACGAGCCATTTTGGGGCAGCGATAAAACGATTAACATGCATATCAGCAATTTAAGGAACAAGCTGAACCTGGATGACACGAATTACATTAAGACCGTATGGGGTATCGGCTTCAAATTCGATTCAGAGGAAGGGACGTGA
- a CDS encoding TetR/AcrR family transcriptional regulator — translation MPEHKRMDPRAIRSKKLLKQAVFSLLADNLEISQLTVRKIATRAELNRATFYLHYEDINDLLRQIVHEIFDDLSKKVEPLLQVKSRNEREQLIAFLNYFYEYRKIFAVLVEHTGFKTHLSNLLKNTIKQRRDARNIHSTSRVASVDIVASSLLGIIMWWIKDGTEHSAEYIADQITLMYRRKYL, via the coding sequence ATGCCTGAACATAAAAGGATGGATCCACGAGCCATTCGCTCCAAAAAGCTGCTGAAGCAGGCCGTTTTTTCATTACTGGCCGACAATCTGGAAATCTCTCAATTGACCGTCCGAAAAATTGCAACTCGCGCAGAGCTAAATCGTGCCACGTTTTATTTGCATTATGAGGATATTAACGATTTGCTGCGTCAGATCGTGCATGAGATCTTTGACGACCTGTCCAAGAAAGTCGAGCCGCTATTACAAGTGAAGAGCCGAAACGAACGGGAGCAGCTGATTGCATTTTTAAATTATTTTTATGAATACCGGAAAATTTTCGCTGTATTGGTTGAGCATACGGGCTTCAAAACCCACTTGTCGAACCTGTTGAAAAATACGATCAAACAACGCAGAGACGCAAGAAACATCCATTCCACAAGTCGAGTTGCCTCCGTTGATATTGTGGCATCATCACTTCTCGGGATTATTATGTGGTGGATTAAGGATGGTACCGAGCATAGCGCAGAATATATAGCGGATCAAATTACCCTGATGTATAGAAGAAAGTATTTGTAA
- a CDS encoding ATP-binding cassette domain-containing protein — protein sequence MSDTILKAANISKIYGKHKALDKVSIEIKRGMIYGLIGENGAGKSTFMRIIMGLITINEGSIELFGATGNQGLQRARRKMGQSIETPALYPELTARENLQVQAANGGVSEREIDDLLRLMNLGNTGKKRAKNFSLGMRQRLAIASTLITNPEFLILDEPTNGLDPSGMVEMREIIQRLVTERGMTVLLSSHLLDELSQVATHYGILHDGKLIREFSREELANETRQYIELETTEVHSAVVVLDDLGIRDYEVINGTEINIYERLDDVAAINRSLVLADVNVLRIGTTRQKLEDYFLQLTGGAPHA from the coding sequence ATGTCGGATACCATTCTGAAAGCAGCAAACATATCCAAAATATACGGCAAACACAAAGCCCTTGATAAAGTATCAATCGAGATTAAGCGCGGGATGATCTACGGCTTGATCGGGGAGAATGGTGCGGGAAAATCAACGTTTATGCGCATCATCATGGGACTCATCACCATTAACGAGGGCAGCATCGAACTGTTTGGAGCAACAGGCAATCAGGGATTGCAGCGTGCACGAAGAAAAATGGGGCAATCCATTGAAACGCCGGCACTTTATCCGGAATTAACGGCTCGGGAGAATCTGCAAGTCCAAGCGGCAAACGGCGGCGTAAGCGAACGCGAAATCGACGATTTGCTTCGCTTGATGAACCTGGGGAATACCGGCAAGAAGAGAGCCAAGAACTTCTCCTTAGGCATGCGCCAACGGCTGGCGATTGCTTCCACCCTGATTACGAACCCCGAGTTCTTGATCCTGGACGAGCCGACGAACGGTCTCGATCCGTCAGGAATGGTTGAAATGCGCGAAATCATTCAGCGGTTGGTGACCGAACGCGGGATGACCGTCTTGCTATCCAGTCATTTGCTGGATGAGCTTTCACAGGTGGCTACGCATTACGGGATTTTGCATGACGGAAAACTTATCCGTGAATTTTCACGAGAGGAGCTGGCAAACGAAACTCGCCAATACATTGAACTGGAGACAACGGAAGTCCATTCCGCCGTCGTGGTGTTGGACGATCTAGGGATCCGGGACTATGAAGTCATCAACGGAACCGAAATTAATATCTACGAACGCCTCGATGACGTTGCCGCCATCAACCGCTCGCTGGTTTTGGCTGACGTGAACGTTTTGCGAATCGGTACAACCCGACAAAAACTCGAGGATTATTTCTTGCAATTAACAGGAGGTGCCCCCCATGCTTAA
- a CDS encoding ABC transporter permease, translated as MLNLLTAEKIKLRRSKKLWIVLGILSLLPIFQVANSLTAVHYGNELVQPVDTVINGATGILMIEKNGLTILLVIGAFISFLIGEEFQNGTIRNALSLGRSRTHYYLSKLVVAALLSLVGVIILTALGMVSFSIAFGFGEVAGINHYFSYAIQAFLTLYVLILSNVSIYMMISFLTKNSGISLIWTFIYTIATGFGAPIFLQTEHFKQLTYWFSLSFLFYSDFAKSADIGKFPEMILVSLITIVLSSAIGILRFTRTDIK; from the coding sequence ATGCTTAATCTGCTAACCGCCGAAAAAATCAAATTGCGCCGAAGCAAAAAACTATGGATCGTCCTGGGCATTTTATCTTTGCTTCCGATCTTCCAGGTCGCAAATAGCCTGACGGCCGTGCATTATGGCAACGAGCTCGTCCAGCCCGTTGATACCGTCATTAATGGAGCGACAGGCATTCTGATGATCGAGAAGAATGGATTAACGATTTTACTCGTCATTGGCGCTTTTATCAGTTTCTTGATTGGGGAAGAATTTCAGAATGGGACGATTCGAAATGCGCTTTCTTTAGGACGCAGCCGCACGCATTATTATTTGTCAAAATTGGTGGTAGCCGCGCTCCTCTCGCTCGTTGGTGTCATCATATTGACCGCGCTTGGCATGGTCAGCTTTTCCATCGCGTTTGGTTTCGGCGAAGTTGCCGGGATTAACCATTACTTCAGCTATGCGATCCAAGCGTTTCTCACGCTGTACGTATTAATTCTGTCTAACGTATCGATCTATATGATGATTAGCTTCTTAACCAAAAATAGCGGCATCTCGCTGATTTGGACTTTTATTTATACGATTGCGACTGGCTTTGGCGCACCCATCTTCCTGCAAACCGAGCATTTCAAGCAGCTCACCTACTGGTTTTCGTTATCCTTCTTGTTCTATTCCGATTTCGCCAAATCGGCGGATATCGGCAAGTTCCCTGAGATGATATTGGTCAGTCTCATCACGATCGTGTTATCATCAGCTATAGGAATTCTTCGGTTTACACGAACTGACATAAAGTAG
- a CDS encoding DHA2 family efflux MFS transporter permease subunit, whose protein sequence is MQEDIKKINKGILLTILILGCFLSTLNQTLLNVALSNLMGVFDVTAATVQWISTGFMLVNGILIPITAYLMKRFTTRQLFISAMLFLLIGSIICAAAPSFVVLMLGRMIQAAGAGIVMPLMMSVVLAIFPVEKRGSAMGLLGLAMIFAPAIGPTLSGFIVEYHSWRWLFIGLIPLVIMVIALAFKYLANVSEAAKSKLDVGSVLLSTVGFGFILYGFSSAGSKGWDDAMVILSLAIGIVVTAIFCMRQVRSDDPLLNLSVFKNKIFTLTSLINVLVTMLMYADMILLPIYLQDGRGFTAFDAGLLLLPGAVVNALMSPVTGRLYDRFGARPLFIIGLLFIIPSMWAVTDLSESTTYMYLMIRTICLRIGLSFVTMPLNTAGLNALPKHLGTHGTAVNNTVRQIAGAIGTAVVITIYTVQATSHAADVMQNNPTTTAKLLKSLTSIIGASDAYSFMMILAVIAFVITFFMPMKNKTKIEQKQS, encoded by the coding sequence ATGCAAGAAGACATAAAGAAAATAAATAAAGGGATATTACTAACCATCTTGATCCTTGGTTGTTTCTTATCCACGCTCAATCAGACGCTGTTAAATGTAGCCTTGAGCAATCTAATGGGTGTATTTGATGTCACGGCAGCCACCGTACAATGGATTTCAACGGGGTTTATGCTGGTTAACGGGATATTGATCCCGATTACGGCCTATTTAATGAAACGCTTTACTACGCGTCAATTATTTATAAGCGCCATGTTGTTTTTATTAATCGGTTCAATCATCTGCGCGGCGGCGCCAAGCTTTGTTGTGCTCATGTTAGGACGGATGATTCAAGCTGCCGGTGCGGGAATTGTCATGCCGCTCATGATGAGTGTTGTGCTCGCCATCTTTCCCGTGGAAAAACGCGGCAGCGCTATGGGACTGCTGGGACTGGCCATGATTTTCGCTCCGGCCATCGGCCCGACGCTCTCGGGATTTATTGTCGAATACCACTCTTGGCGGTGGTTATTTATCGGTCTCATCCCGCTTGTCATCATGGTCATCGCATTGGCATTCAAGTATTTGGCCAATGTCTCCGAAGCGGCCAAGTCGAAGCTTGATGTAGGCAGCGTTCTTCTATCAACCGTTGGATTCGGCTTTATTTTATACGGCTTCAGCAGTGCAGGCAGTAAAGGCTGGGACGATGCCATGGTCATCCTGTCCTTAGCCATCGGGATCGTGGTCACGGCCATATTCTGTATGCGGCAAGTCAGGTCCGATGATCCCCTGTTGAACCTGTCTGTCTTCAAAAACAAAATCTTTACGTTAACGTCTCTTATTAACGTATTAGTCACGATGTTGATGTACGCGGACATGATCTTACTGCCTATTTATCTGCAGGATGGTCGCGGTTTTACGGCATTCGATGCAGGACTGCTCTTATTGCCGGGTGCGGTTGTCAATGCGCTGATGTCACCGGTCACCGGCAGGTTATATGACCGTTTCGGTGCGAGGCCGCTGTTCATCATTGGTTTGCTGTTTATTATTCCATCGATGTGGGCGGTAACAGATTTATCTGAGTCAACCACGTATATGTATTTGATGATTCGTACCATTTGCTTGCGAATCGGATTAAGCTTCGTCACCATGCCACTCAATACGGCCGGACTCAATGCGCTGCCCAAACACCTCGGTACGCACGGTACCGCGGTGAATAATACCGTTCGCCAAATTGCCGGCGCCATTGGTACTGCCGTCGTGATTACGATTTATACCGTGCAGGCAACAAGCCATGCAGCTGATGTGATGCAGAACAATCCTACAACGACTGCTAAGCTCCTTAAATCCCTTACATCCATCATAGGGGCAAGCGACGCCTATTCCTTCATGATGATTCTGGCCGTCATCGCATTTGTTATCACATTTTTTATGCCTATGAAAAACAAAACCAAGATCGAACAAAAGCAATCGTAG
- a CDS encoding AAC(3) family N-acetyltransferase, protein MYTWESLMKQLEQLGIDGKGTLLVHSSMKSMGPVEGGADTVLDALTAYMKEGLLVLPTHTWSYINADNPKFYVDQSPSCVGILPELFRKRPGVVRSLHPTHSVAALGQDAKAFTNDDHRFDTPCARGSAWGKLLDRRATILLVGVDLKRNTFIHGVEEWVDIPGRLTDDHEKLYTVLPDGTEIPVPSRRHCGLSWSEHFWKVDEVLESRGAMHKGHLGDAVVRVCDAAAVADVITDMLKDNPDLFSDNHPLDRDQI, encoded by the coding sequence ATGTATACATGGGAAAGCTTAATGAAGCAATTAGAGCAGCTGGGCATTGACGGCAAAGGGACGTTGTTGGTCCACTCTTCGATGAAGAGTATGGGGCCGGTCGAGGGTGGCGCGGACACGGTTCTCGATGCACTCACAGCGTATATGAAAGAAGGGCTGCTGGTGCTGCCCACCCACACGTGGTCTTATATCAATGCGGATAATCCGAAATTTTACGTGGATCAGTCACCTTCTTGTGTCGGGATCTTACCCGAGCTTTTCCGCAAACGGCCTGGTGTGGTGCGTTCGCTGCACCCTACTCATTCCGTGGCGGCATTGGGTCAGGATGCCAAAGCGTTCACAAACGACGATCATCGTTTCGACACGCCATGCGCTAGAGGTTCTGCCTGGGGGAAGCTGCTCGACCGAAGGGCGACCATCTTGTTAGTTGGGGTCGATTTAAAGCGCAACACTTTTATTCATGGAGTCGAAGAGTGGGTGGACATTCCGGGCAGGTTAACGGATGATCATGAGAAGCTGTACACGGTTTTACCGGATGGAACGGAAATCCCGGTGCCTTCCCGCAGACATTGCGGGTTATCGTGGTCGGAACATTTCTGGAAGGTCGATGAGGTTCTGGAAAGTCGGGGCGCGATGCATAAGGGGCATCTTGGCGATGCCGTTGTCCGGGTATGCGATGCGGCCGCGGTGGCGGATGTCATTACGGACATGCTTAAGGACAATCCGGATTTGTTCTCGGACAATCATCCCTTGGACCGAGATCAAATTTAA
- a CDS encoding uracil-DNA glycosylase: MSTEMNHPCVILPEEQAPEDMQHCERCELCKQRNRVIWGEGNPQGTLMMILDNPGAREDREGNPFLCGTRETLQLGMREAGMDINSVYITYLLKRRPTRAYDKPATRAACLPHLQAQLLQKQPLVLFGFGNVVVEGLFPEMENATVKELRGSWHEFQGIPISFTYHPLAVRRRPNLLRFFVEDLKGLRAKWEERAGRGT, translated from the coding sequence ATGTCTACGGAAATGAATCATCCCTGCGTCATCTTGCCAGAAGAGCAAGCGCCCGAAGATATGCAGCATTGTGAACGCTGCGAATTGTGCAAACAGCGGAATCGCGTCATTTGGGGGGAAGGTAATCCGCAAGGCACGCTGATGATGATCCTGGATAACCCGGGAGCCAGGGAGGACCGGGAAGGAAATCCGTTCTTGTGCGGGACCCGGGAAACCCTCCAACTCGGCATGAGGGAAGCAGGCATGGATATAAACTCGGTTTACATCACCTATTTGCTGAAACGCCGGCCAACCCGTGCTTACGATAAGCCTGCAACCCGAGCGGCATGCCTGCCGCATCTGCAGGCGCAGCTCCTTCAGAAGCAGCCGCTCGTACTATTCGGCTTCGGGAATGTCGTAGTCGAAGGATTATTCCCCGAGATGGAGAACGCCACCGTCAAGGAGCTACGGGGGAGCTGGCATGAGTTCCAGGGCATCCCCATTAGCTTTACCTATCACCCGCTGGCCGTAAGAAGAAGACCCAATTTGCTAAGATTCTTTGTCGAGGATTTGAAAGGGTTGAGGGCGAAGTGGGAGGAGAGAGCAGGGAGGGGGACATAA
- a CDS encoding GGDEF domain-containing protein, whose amino-acid sequence MENKKLIQRMVWGYVLLIGLALLQELLLYINVFRDSSFTLLELGFSVGCLAALLLGFLVPPGVSVVSIFVYIVAYFVWLTTYAEVDVLSISWLWLLPANVAAATFIKSGLIRNKRLMERLEELQQRNPEVDLATSLGNKGAFKETLIKQSNLANRYSDTYNFCLAMFKIEFLPMVRESLGSQGYAQLLASLSEGIRNHIRYEDYKFGLDEGRFVVLLPMTNQEYLKALTDRIKHALMDMPFQDRKGGELKLVIRTGALVFAKEQFSKYEDADAVIAALERNTETDLIGEYI is encoded by the coding sequence ATGGAAAATAAAAAATTGATCCAGCGCATGGTCTGGGGATACGTACTGCTGATTGGTTTAGCGCTCCTGCAGGAGCTGTTGCTCTATATTAATGTCTTTAGAGACTCGTCTTTTACGCTGCTTGAACTGGGATTCAGTGTCGGATGCCTTGCGGCTCTGCTGCTCGGTTTCTTGGTTCCTCCCGGGGTCTCTGTCGTTAGTATTTTTGTTTATATCGTTGCTTATTTTGTATGGCTTACGACGTATGCCGAGGTCGATGTGCTGTCCATCTCCTGGCTATGGCTGCTGCCGGCCAACGTGGCCGCGGCCACATTTATCAAATCCGGGCTGATTCGCAATAAACGGCTGATGGAGCGGCTTGAGGAGCTGCAGCAAAGGAACCCGGAAGTGGACTTGGCAACCTCGCTGGGCAATAAGGGAGCCTTTAAAGAAACGCTGATCAAGCAGTCCAACTTGGCCAATCGTTATTCGGATACGTATAACTTCTGCCTGGCCATGTTTAAAATCGAATTTCTTCCGATGGTGCGGGAATCCCTCGGTTCTCAAGGCTACGCTCAGCTGCTCGCTTCCTTATCAGAAGGGATACGGAATCATATTCGTTACGAGGATTACAAGTTTGGCCTTGATGAGGGGCGATTTGTCGTGCTGCTCCCCATGACGAACCAGGAGTATCTAAAGGCATTGACGGACCGGATCAAGCACGCGCTGATGGACATGCCGTTCCAGGACCGGAAAGGCGGGGAGCTGAAGCTGGTAATCCGTACAGGAGCGCTGGTGTTTGCTAAGGAGCAGTTCAGTAAATATGAAGATGCGGATGCTGTCATTGCCGCACTCGAACGCAATACGGAGACCGATTTGATCGGAGAGTATATATAA
- a CDS encoding nucleoside hydrolase — MHRIVLDVDTGVDDALAIAYAVRSSALNILGITTCFGNVPVEHATRNTLHVLERLGAAGIPVAMGEAAPLFHASMKSHPVQFHGENGLGNLAFPDPAAKPVSTSAAAFMVDQIRRYPKQVTLICVGPLTNLAAAILQAPEISSLVRQIIVMGGAVGVAGNRRMHAEANVYSDPEAAQLVFQSGAPITLVGLDVTMQTELSLKDIQRWRDLDSDLTRFLADMTSYYIEGYREAYGDRTGCALHDPLAVAVAIDPSLIEVQPMVLQVDLEGIHSYGRTVADLRPRCTDQPNVNVCIGVDAKRFQEHFMETLMK; from the coding sequence ATGCATCGAATCGTATTGGATGTGGATACGGGCGTTGACGACGCGTTAGCGATTGCCTATGCTGTCCGATCCTCGGCACTCAATATCCTTGGAATAACGACTTGTTTCGGAAACGTACCGGTGGAGCATGCGACACGAAATACGCTCCATGTATTGGAGCGGCTTGGCGCAGCCGGGATTCCGGTTGCCATGGGGGAAGCCGCCCCCTTGTTCCATGCCTCGATGAAGTCGCATCCCGTCCAGTTTCATGGCGAGAACGGACTCGGCAACTTGGCATTCCCCGATCCGGCAGCTAAGCCGGTCTCCACGTCTGCCGCTGCCTTTATGGTGGATCAGATCCGGCGGTATCCGAAGCAGGTAACGCTGATCTGCGTCGGCCCGTTGACCAATCTGGCCGCAGCCATTCTGCAGGCGCCGGAGATATCGTCGCTGGTCCGTCAGATTATCGTGATGGGCGGAGCCGTTGGCGTGGCGGGCAACCGCCGGATGCATGCGGAAGCGAATGTATACTCCGATCCGGAGGCGGCCCAACTCGTCTTCCAATCGGGAGCTCCGATCACGCTGGTCGGGCTGGACGTGACTATGCAGACCGAGCTCAGTCTAAAGGATATTCAGCGCTGGAGAGACCTGGATTCGGACCTGACCCGCTTCTTGGCCGACATGACTTCCTACTATATTGAAGGCTACCGGGAAGCCTATGGCGACCGGACCGGCTGTGCCCTACATGATCCACTGGCGGTAGCCGTGGCGATCGACCCGAGCCTGATCGAGGTTCAGCCGATGGTGCTCCAGGTCGATCTGGAAGGCATCCACTCCTATGGCAGAACCGTTGCCGATCTGCGTCCGCGTTGTACCGACCAGCCGAATGTTAACGTATGTATCGGTGTCGACGCCAAGCGGTTTCAGGAGCATTTTATGGAGACCTTGATGAAATAA
- a CDS encoding glycosyltransferase family 2 protein: MADLLLMFCIVSIWAAVLESILIMGGAVRFIFRQSRREWTIPDVDEMEHFPKVTVMVPAHNEELVIAATAENILRLNYPKDKVQLIVIADNCSDDTAGKLKALRSKEAYRDRDFMIFERTGTGGKSGALNDALEYAKNEWICIFDADAAPERNALYFLIEKAMEDPETYGAVFGRNKARNRGQNFLSKCINLELVTAQRIYHTGLWELFKLGTIPGTNFIVKTGLMREIGGWDTEAITEDTAISFEIMTRGQLIALAPQAEAYQQEPEQLSVYLKQRERWAKGNFSVVIENIHHLFNRSSWRIKLQVLYYAASYFWFLLSIIVSDIIIVVNLAYWVIALFNPDVVSPFQFADDVYVYLMVAWGLMYYLFVLQINLALATDVGQSTTQNFILSCLSYFTYAQLFLLISLRALYSFVVDKVTGRKAKWYKTQRFG, from the coding sequence GTGGCTGACTTATTATTGATGTTTTGTATTGTTAGCATTTGGGCTGCCGTGTTGGAGTCGATCCTGATTATGGGGGGAGCGGTCCGGTTTATTTTCAGGCAGAGCCGCAGGGAGTGGACCATTCCTGATGTGGATGAGATGGAGCATTTCCCTAAGGTAACCGTCATGGTGCCTGCGCACAATGAAGAATTGGTGATCGCGGCAACGGCGGAAAATATTTTGCGGCTTAATTACCCGAAGGATAAGGTGCAGCTCATTGTCATTGCCGATAACTGCAGTGATGATACTGCCGGTAAATTGAAGGCTTTGAGAAGCAAGGAAGCGTATCGAGATCGGGACTTTATGATCTTTGAACGTACAGGAACGGGCGGCAAGTCCGGAGCGCTTAATGATGCGCTGGAGTATGCGAAGAACGAGTGGATTTGTATCTTTGACGCAGATGCGGCACCGGAGCGGAACGCCTTGTACTTCTTAATCGAAAAAGCAATGGAAGACCCTGAAACCTACGGAGCGGTATTTGGACGGAACAAGGCCAGAAACCGCGGGCAGAATTTCCTCTCCAAATGCATTAATCTCGAGCTTGTGACCGCGCAGCGAATCTATCATACCGGATTGTGGGAGCTGTTTAAGCTGGGGACGATTCCGGGAACGAATTTTATTGTGAAAACGGGGCTGATGCGCGAGATCGGCGGCTGGGATACGGAGGCCATTACAGAGGATACGGCCATCTCGTTCGAGATTATGACAAGGGGACAACTGATCGCCCTGGCTCCTCAGGCGGAAGCTTATCAGCAGGAGCCGGAGCAGCTCAGCGTGTATTTGAAGCAGCGGGAACGATGGGCCAAGGGGAATTTTTCGGTCGTGATCGAGAACATCCATCATTTGTTTAATCGGTCAAGCTGGCGGATCAAGCTGCAAGTGCTGTACTACGCGGCGAGTTATTTCTGGTTTTTATTATCCATTATCGTGTCGGATATCATCATCGTTGTCAACTTGGCCTACTGGGTGATTGCGCTGTTCAATCCGGATGTGGTGTCACCGTTCCAGTTTGCCGATGATGTATACGTCTACCTGATGGTGGCTTGGGGATTGATGTATTACCTATTTGTGCTGCAGATTAATCTGGCGCTGGCAACCGATGTCGGGCAAAGCACAACCCAGAATTTCATTCTGTCCTGCCTATCGTATTTCACGTATGCTCAGCTATTTCTGCTCATTTCCCTGCGCGCGCTCTATTCGTTTGTTGTAGACAAAGTAACAGGGAGAAAAGCCAAGTGGTACAAAACGCAGCGATTTGGATAA
- a CDS encoding sensor histidine kinase, which yields MWGWIFVFLAFAFLLYIYFLKRELGKLKHAVQEIPTNASYGSRLYVDFRQKAIMELVDELNQMIDAFEEKNREAKRMEENVKLSIAGLSHDLRTPLTSIHGYVQLFHAATDETKKAQYLKIIEHSVRRLIEMTDHFYDLARIEMNQKELAWSSLSLSNLAEEIFLSFYEQFEEKQIDLQFPEPTHDRHIIADPLLMTRVIQNIVQNILRYANSQAVIRYRDEGNDLILSVKNDIKPDSKVAIEKVFTRFYTEVASRTNTESSGIGLYLSKQLVEKMNGKMDAALQDGWFILNIRLPIHRS from the coding sequence ATGTGGGGATGGATCTTTGTCTTCCTGGCCTTTGCGTTTCTTCTTTATATTTACTTCTTAAAGCGGGAACTGGGGAAATTAAAACATGCGGTCCAAGAGATTCCAACGAACGCCAGCTATGGCTCCAGACTTTATGTAGATTTTCGCCAAAAGGCAATCATGGAGCTGGTCGATGAATTGAATCAGATGATCGATGCATTTGAAGAAAAAAATCGTGAGGCTAAGCGGATGGAAGAGAATGTGAAGCTATCCATCGCAGGGCTCTCTCATGATTTACGGACGCCCCTCACATCCATCCACGGCTATGTTCAGCTTTTCCATGCAGCCACAGATGAGACAAAGAAGGCGCAATATCTTAAGATTATCGAACATTCTGTACGGCGTCTGATAGAAATGACCGACCACTTTTACGACCTGGCACGCATTGAAATGAATCAAAAGGAACTGGCATGGTCTTCCCTATCTCTCTCCAACCTGGCTGAAGAAATCTTCTTGTCCTTCTATGAACAATTTGAGGAAAAGCAGATTGATCTCCAATTTCCCGAACCAACCCATGACCGTCATATCATTGCAGACCCGTTATTGATGACGCGTGTCATCCAAAATATCGTTCAAAATATCCTTCGTTATGCCAACAGTCAAGCTGTGATCCGTTACCGGGATGAGGGCAACGATCTAATACTTAGCGTTAAAAACGATATCAAACCCGACAGCAAAGTTGCCATTGAGAAGGTATTTACGCGTTTCTATACCGAGGTCGCCAGCAGAACAAACACGGAATCCAGCGGGATCGGCCTTTATCTGTCTAAACAGTTAGTTGAGAAGATGAACGGGAAAATGGATGCCGCGTTGCAGGACGGCTGGTTTATCCTTAACATCCGTCTTCCCATCCATCGAAGTTAA